The Dyadobacter sp. 676 DNA window TTGAAAGTATTAAATGTTATGAAAGGTTTTAAAGGTATAAAAGTATAAATAGTTTAAAAAGGTAAAAGAGCTTGGTGTTGTGTTCCGCAGGATCGCTCTGGGATAGCGGCCGGGAACCTGTGGAACGCGAAAACGAAGGTTGATTTTCAGGCTGTTTGTTCGTTTAACGCATCCCATCGCGTGCCCTATTACTCCATTTTACCTTCCCTTTTTCCCGATTAAATCGCTAGCACCAGCAACAACCAAAAAAACTCGGCATGTGCCCAGATTTCCTTGATTTCTTTCAAGGTCCGGTAAAGCAGATTGGAAACGCTTTGCCGCCCGAGCCCCATGACGCTGGCGATATCCTCGTTGTCGAGGTTCTGGTAGAAGCGCAGGTAGATGATCTCCTGCTGACGTTTGGAGAGGAGCGAAATGATGCGTTTAAGATGGCCGTTCTGAAAGCGTATGTGCTCGTCTTCGATGATATCGGTTTCAATGGAAGGCGCCGACGGGTCGGCGTCGAAAATACCCACTTGCGGCTCGTGGAAGCGTTTGAGGCGAATGCTTTCCTTAATGAGCTTGTGACGGAGCGCTTTGAGCAGATAGGACTTCACAAATGCGGTTTCGGAGAGGAAATTGCGGCGTTCCCAGAGTTCGAGGTAGAGTTCCTGGATGGAATCGCGGATGAAGTCGGGGTCGGAGGAGAACTTGGTGGCATAGTTGTACAATGCGCGGTAATGCGTCTGGGCCAGTTGTC harbors:
- a CDS encoding sigma-70 family RNA polymerase sigma factor translates to MNQEENISDASQTSIRLWQRFKAGDSEALGQLAQTHYRALYNYATKFSSDPDFIRDSIQELYLELWERRNFLSETAFVKSYLLKALRHKLIKESIRLKRFHEPQVGIFDADPSAPSIETDIIEDEHIRFQNGHLKRIISLLSKRQQEIIYLRFYQNLDNEDIASVMGLGRQSVSNLLYRTLKEIKEIWAHAEFFWLLLVLAI